A stretch of Aeromicrobium tamlense DNA encodes these proteins:
- a CDS encoding ATP-dependent helicase, with translation MPPEFVLQRPEPVRADAPALDASQRSVVDHRGGPLLVLAGPGTGKTTTLVEVVVDRIESGELTPDQILVLTFSRKAAGELRDRIGRRLSATSGTVPAMTFHAFCYALVREFSDPEAFAAPPELMTAPTRDAVVADLLGGHDASSWPASLREALGTRGLAAELQSFMAAAVTRGLGPDDLRALAATRERPEWARVADAIEEYHQVIDFQNRTDYTDLVTRAAAIAGDLDHRRALRDRYRLVVVDEYQDTDPLQVRLLHDLAGDGRDLVVVGDHDQAIYGFRGADPSAITRFPQQFGAADRPAPTVALTTTRRFGPRILAAAGVALGSPPVPPGLDARAAGQHRNLHSAAREEGRVEVVTYASATAEAEHIAGVLRRAHLDDGLAWSDMAVLVRTGADLTRLQRVLGPAGVPVEVAGDEVPLVAQPSVRTLLLALEAADRIAREEPLDPEMAEALLTGPLAGLDGPAMRRLGRALRRRDPETPSSDLVAASLHDPTALGVDTSDPSTADAVGAARDLAALLGRAAAVLRRGEPPEQALWLLWDGTRWPARLREQWGTVEGRVHADRDLDAVCALFRHAARAEEGGRRRDTVNFVAELRAQQIPADQLETSAARPDAVRLMTAHRSKGLEWPLVVVAGVQADRWPDLRSRGSLLRSEHLDGPVGPGARGEQLREERRLFYVACTRATSRLVVTAVQTPTDDGDQPSRFVTELIAAGFGVDADLPLGRPARPVSLRGVVAELRRIGEQSDDETVRDEAAAMLAEIVRADLALTRAADPARWWGLAEPTQAESPWRPADQPLALSGSAVEGITACSLRWFLGREAHGESASTSAQGFGSIVHALAADVVQRGVEPDEIAMAARLDEVWHRLDHQAAWLGERERQAAHETLTRFARWHRANPRTPLAAEHAFTTTLVVGGEEVLLRGSMDRVEIDAQGHVHVVDFKTSRNAPGPRKIAEHAQLGIYQVAVEHGAVASLGVEEARSGGAELVQLRTPAGAKDPDSPKVQPQAPPAPDEAFFALDLLAESARAVRDERLVARPNDHCGFCDFRTLCPVLTGPTIGGAE, from the coding sequence GTGCCACCCGAGTTCGTCCTGCAGCGGCCCGAGCCCGTGCGCGCCGACGCGCCCGCGCTCGACGCGTCGCAGCGCTCCGTCGTCGACCACCGCGGCGGCCCGCTGCTGGTCCTCGCGGGGCCCGGAACGGGCAAGACCACCACGCTGGTCGAGGTCGTGGTCGACCGCATCGAGTCGGGCGAGCTCACTCCCGACCAGATCCTTGTCCTGACCTTCAGCCGCAAGGCCGCCGGCGAGCTGCGCGACCGCATCGGGCGCCGGCTGTCGGCGACGTCGGGCACGGTTCCGGCGATGACCTTCCACGCGTTCTGCTACGCCCTCGTGCGCGAGTTCAGCGACCCCGAGGCCTTCGCCGCACCGCCCGAGCTGATGACCGCGCCCACGCGCGACGCGGTGGTCGCCGACCTGCTCGGCGGGCACGACGCGTCGTCCTGGCCCGCGTCGCTGCGCGAGGCGCTCGGCACCCGCGGCCTCGCGGCCGAGCTCCAGTCGTTCATGGCCGCCGCGGTCACCCGGGGTCTCGGTCCCGACGACCTGCGTGCCCTCGCCGCCACGCGCGAGCGGCCGGAGTGGGCCCGCGTCGCCGACGCGATCGAGGAGTACCACCAGGTCATCGACTTCCAGAACCGCACGGACTACACCGACCTCGTCACGCGTGCCGCCGCCATCGCGGGCGACCTCGACCACCGCCGCGCGCTGCGCGATCGGTACCGCCTCGTGGTCGTGGACGAGTACCAGGACACCGATCCGCTCCAGGTGCGGCTGCTGCACGACCTCGCCGGCGACGGTCGCGACCTCGTGGTGGTCGGCGACCACGACCAGGCCATCTACGGCTTCCGCGGCGCCGATCCGAGTGCGATCACGCGGTTCCCCCAGCAGTTCGGCGCTGCCGACCGGCCGGCCCCCACGGTCGCCCTCACCACCACGCGTCGCTTCGGACCGCGGATCCTCGCCGCGGCCGGAGTCGCACTGGGCAGCCCGCCGGTCCCGCCCGGGCTCGACGCACGCGCTGCCGGCCAGCACCGCAACCTGCACTCGGCCGCCCGTGAGGAGGGCCGGGTCGAGGTCGTCACCTACGCCTCCGCCACGGCCGAGGCCGAGCACATCGCCGGGGTGCTGCGCCGCGCCCACCTCGACGACGGTCTGGCGTGGTCCGACATGGCCGTCCTCGTGCGCACGGGCGCCGACCTCACGCGTCTCCAGCGCGTCCTGGGTCCGGCGGGTGTGCCGGTCGAGGTCGCGGGCGACGAGGTCCCCCTCGTCGCCCAGCCGTCCGTCCGCACCCTGCTGCTGGCGCTCGAGGCCGCCGACCGGATCGCGCGCGAGGAGCCGCTCGACCCCGAGATGGCCGAGGCCCTGCTGACGGGTCCGCTCGCGGGGCTCGACGGACCCGCGATGCGCCGGCTCGGACGCGCGTTGCGCCGCCGCGACCCCGAGACGCCCTCGAGCGACCTCGTGGCCGCCTCCCTGCACGACCCCACCGCACTGGGCGTCGACACCTCCGACCCCTCCACCGCCGACGCGGTCGGCGCCGCCCGCGACCTCGCGGCGCTGCTGGGGCGTGCCGCGGCCGTCCTGCGCCGTGGTGAGCCGCCCGAGCAGGCGCTGTGGCTGCTGTGGGACGGCACTCGCTGGCCCGCGCGCCTGCGCGAGCAGTGGGGCACCGTCGAGGGCCGCGTCCACGCCGACCGCGACCTCGACGCCGTGTGCGCGCTGTTCCGGCACGCGGCGCGCGCCGAGGAGGGCGGTCGTCGTCGCGACACCGTGAACTTCGTCGCCGAGCTGCGCGCCCAGCAGATCCCGGCCGACCAGCTCGAGACCAGCGCCGCGCGACCCGACGCGGTCCGACTGATGACCGCGCACCGCTCGAAGGGCCTCGAGTGGCCGCTCGTCGTCGTCGCCGGCGTCCAGGCCGACCGCTGGCCCGACCTGAGGTCGCGCGGCAGCCTGCTCCGCTCGGAGCACCTCGACGGGCCGGTCGGCCCCGGCGCCCGGGGCGAGCAGCTGCGCGAGGAGCGCCGGCTGTTCTACGTCGCGTGCACCCGCGCCACCAGCCGCCTCGTCGTCACCGCCGTGCAGACGCCCACCGACGACGGCGACCAGCCCTCGCGCTTCGTCACCGAGCTGATCGCCGCGGGCTTCGGGGTCGATGCCGACCTGCCGCTGGGCCGTCCCGCCCGTCCCGTCTCGCTGCGCGGCGTCGTGGCCGAGCTGCGCCGCATCGGCGAGCAGTCCGACGACGAGACCGTGCGCGACGAGGCCGCCGCGATGCTCGCCGAGATCGTGCGCGCCGACCTCGCCCTCACGCGCGCCGCCGACCCCGCCCGCTGGTGGGGCCTGGCCGAGCCCACGCAGGCCGAGTCGCCGTGGCGCCCGGCGGACCAGCCGCTCGCTCTGTCGGGCTCGGCGGTCGAGGGGATCACGGCGTGCTCGCTGCGCTGGTTCCTCGGACGCGAGGCGCACGGCGAGTCCGCGTCCACCTCGGCGCAGGGCTTCGGGTCGATCGTCCACGCCCTCGCGGCCGACGTCGTCCAGCGCGGCGTCGAGCCCGACGAGATCGCGATGGCGGCACGCCTCGACGAGGTCTGGCACCGGCTCGACCACCAGGCGGCCTGGCTGGGCGAGCGCGAGCGGCAGGCCGCGCACGAGACCCTCACCCGCTTCGCGCGCTGGCACCGCGCCAACCCGCGCACGCCGCTCGCGGCCGAGCACGCCTTCACCACCACGCTCGTCGTGGGCGGCGAGGAGGTGCTGCTGCGCGGCTCGATGGACCGGGTCGAGATCGACGCCCAGGGCCACGTCCACGTCGTCGACTTCAAGACCAGCCGCAACGCCCCCGGCCCGCGCAAGATCGCCGAGCACGCACAGCTGGGGATCTACCAGGTGGCCGTCGAGCACGGCGCCGTCGCGTCGCTGGGCGTCGAGGAGGCCCGCTCCGGCGGCGCCGAGCTGGTCCAGCTGCGCACCCCCGCCGGTGCGAAGGACCCCGACTCGCCGAAGGTGCAGCCGCAGGCCCCGCCCGCGCCCGACGAGGCGTTCTTCGCCCTCGACCTGCTGGCCGAGTCCGCGCGCGCGGTCCGCGACGAGCGCCTCGTGGCCCGCCCGAACGACCATTGCGGCTTCTGCGACTTCCGCACGCTGTGTCCCGTGCTCACCGGTCCCACGATCGGAGGTGCCGAGTGA
- a CDS encoding MGMT family protein yields MDEEFTEAVLEVVEQIPPGCVATYGLIAERLGRGGARQVGRVMSLEGGGVPWWRVVRADGSLPAHLVIDAQQHWRDEGTPVRSGRVIVKDALAPDF; encoded by the coding sequence ATGGACGAGGAGTTCACCGAGGCCGTCCTCGAGGTCGTCGAGCAGATCCCGCCGGGGTGCGTCGCCACCTACGGCCTGATCGCCGAGCGGCTGGGGCGCGGCGGCGCGCGTCAGGTCGGACGCGTGATGTCGCTCGAGGGCGGCGGCGTCCCGTGGTGGCGCGTCGTGCGCGCCGACGGCTCCCTGCCCGCTCATCTCGTGATCGACGCCCAGCAGCACTGGCGCGACGAGGGCACTCCCGTCCGCAGCGGCCGGGTGATCGTGAAGGACGCCCTCGCGCCGGACTTCTGA